A single window of Aminivibrio pyruvatiphilus DNA harbors:
- the hpt gene encoding hypoxanthine phosphoribosyltransferase, with amino-acid sequence MDYRVSDILIPKEEIEKRVVDLGKQIARDYEGKELVVVGILKGAVVFMADLVRNIPPTVNVSLDFMAVSSYGDSTKTSGIVRIVKDLDSSIKDKNVLIVEDIVDTGLTLSYLVKLMHERQPGSVRVCALLDKEERRKVHVDVAYRGFSIPDEFVVGYGLDYAGKWRNLPSVHVVEVTGESRTEV; translated from the coding sequence ATGGATTATAGGGTTTCAGACATCCTGATTCCGAAAGAGGAAATTGAAAAAAGAGTCGTCGATCTGGGAAAACAGATCGCCAGGGACTACGAGGGGAAGGAGCTCGTTGTCGTCGGCATTCTGAAGGGAGCGGTCGTATTCATGGCCGACCTGGTGCGGAACATCCCGCCTACGGTGAACGTTTCCCTCGATTTTATGGCTGTTTCCTCCTACGGTGACTCCACGAAGACCAGCGGAATCGTCAGGATCGTCAAAGACCTGGACAGCAGCATTAAAGACAAAAATGTCCTCATCGTCGAGGATATAGTTGACACAGGACTGACTCTGTCATATCTTGTCAAGCTGATGCATGAAAGACAGCCAGGAAGCGTCAGGGTGTGCGCCCTCCTCGACAAGGAGGAGCGGCGGAAGGTTCATGTGGATGTGGCCTACAGGGGATTTTCCATTCCCGACGAGTTTGTTGTAGGCTACGGTCTTGATTACGCGGGCAAATGGAGGAATCTCCCCTCCGTTCACGTTGTTGAGGTTACAGGGGAATCGAGAACAGAAGTTTAA